The Erigeron canadensis isolate Cc75 chromosome 4, C_canadensis_v1, whole genome shotgun sequence genome window below encodes:
- the LOC122596495 gene encoding protein tesmin/TSO1-like CXC 2, which yields MDEEKEKGSIVMDTPERTQIANPLSRFEDSPVFNYINSLSPIKPVKSMHFTQTFGSLSFASLPTVFTSPHVSSLKDSKFLRRHQFSDQSKPELTSEDTNKAETSEVDINTAQNSSKQHTNFVSINSIRETSVVSLNGCSNFESRKLSFDAASPNSMSTLKMVGSSVSTIQYINNGFTHGPLRIETEVEGIDALHHGKDEAGCECDWDSLIDASELLNFESPSDTVPYKGPGQSTLDHTSFNMLVENVKPEANVDNSLEKSEGLEVHENHVTDASTSVNNNDAGEPAEGTDNEGGSNLYRGMRRRCLVFEMTGSRRKHFEDVSSGGSLNLSENNETILPNDNHLLPLRTGNDSSRCILPGIGLHLNAIASNLVDHKTVKHESLGSGRQLTIAPSPGVYGSMVSGQDNITRMSDASSMENDTGLCQNGVSVAEDASQTLGFGISEDLSQSQTSPRKKRRREAGEAEACKRCNCKKSKCLKLYCECFAAGVYCVEPCSCHDCFNKPIHEDTVLATRKQIESRNPLAFAPKVIKTTDSMQEDESSNTPASARHKRGCNCKKSGCLKKYCECFQGGVGCSINCRCEGCKNTFGRKDGFEMDPDVNAVDECEGNGTDGNLQMVLHNEADLISATPATPSRFGRQSVPLTTSSKGKPPRAFLAIGSSSSSQRFGKLNPFKIGGGNKLDKQLQTVGEDEMPSILEDNNGSPISGVKSCSPNSKRVSPPHSGGMGQRSSRKLILQSIPSFPCLTPNPKQ from the exons atggatgaagaaaaagaaaagggttCTATTGTAATGGATACTCCTGAAAGAACCCAGATAGCTAATCCACTTTCTAGATTTGAG GACTCTCCGGTGTTCAATTATATCAACAGCCTTTCGCCAATAAAGCCGGTTAAATCGATGCACTTTACTCAGACATTTGGCTCTCTGAGCTTTGCATCCCTTCCAACTGTTTTCACTTCGCCTCATGTCAGTTCACTCAAAGATTCTAAGTTCCTTAGAAG GCATCAGTTTTCTGACCAGTCAAAACCAGAGCTCACTTCCGAGGATACAAATAAAGCTGAAACCAGTGAAGTGGATATAAACACTGCTCAAAACTCATCAAAGCAGCATACAAATTTTGTTTCCATTAATTCTATTAGGGAAACTTCCGTTGTATCACTAAATGGCTGCTCAAATTTCGAATCAAGAAAACTGAGTTTTGATGCTGCCAGTCCCAACTCCATGAGTACGCTAAAAATGGTGGGCTCATCAGTGTCAACCATTCAATATATCAATAATGGTTTTACACATGGCCCGTTGAGAATTGAAACAGAAGTTGAAGGGATAGATGCACTCCATCATGGTAAAGATGAAGCAGGATGTGAATGTGATTGGGACAGTTTGATAGATGCTTCGGAGTTGCTCAATTTCGAGTCACCTAGTGATACAGTGCCCTATAAGGGTCCTGGTCAAAGCACATTAGATCATACTAGTTTTAATATGTTGGTTGAGAATGTGAAACCCGAAGCTAATGTTGATAATTCTTTAGAAAAGAGTGAAGGTCTTGAGGTGCATGAAAACCATGTAACGGATGCTAGTACTTCTGTAAACAATAATGATGCTGGAGAGCCAGCTGAGGGTACGGATAATGAG GGCGGATCAAATTTATATCGTGGCATGAGAAGACGGTGTCTAGTGTTTGAGATGACAGGATCTCGAAGGAAGCACTTTGAAGATGTCTCAAGTGGTGGTTCACTAAATTTATCAGAAAACAACGAAACTATTCTTCCCAACGATAACCATTTACTTCCATTAAGGACTGGAAATGATTCCTCTCGATGTATTTTACCTGGAATTGGTTTACATTTAAATGCTATTGCTTCGAATTTAGTTGATCACAAAACTGTTAAGCATGAGAGCTTGGGTTCGGGTAGACAACTTACAATAGCACCTTCTCCTGGTGTTTATGGTTCCATGGTTTCTGGCCAAGATAATATTACAAGAATGTCTGATGCATCCTCTATGGAGAATGATACTGGGCTTTGTCAAAATGGAGTCTCAGTTGCAGAAGATGCTTCCCAAACACTCGGATTTGGAATCAGTGAAGAtttaagtcaaagtcaaactagccCGAGAAAGAAAAG GCGTAGAGAAGCTGGAGAAGCCGAAGCTTGCAAGCGCTGTAACTGTAAGAAATCAAAGTGCTTGAAGCT TTACTGTGAATGCTTCGCCGCTGGTGTCTACTGTGTGGAACCATGCTCATGCCATGATTGTTTTAACAAACCGATACATGAAGATACAGTGCTTGCAACTCGCAAGCAGATTGAATCCCGCAACCCTCTTGCATTTGCTCCTAAAGTGATTAAAACGACTGATTCCATGCAAGAg GATGAATCTAGTAATACTCCAGCTTCAGCTAGGCATAAAAGAGGATGCAATTGCAAAAAATCTGGTTGTTTGAAGAAGTACTGTGAATGCTTTCAg GGTGGTGTTGGATGCTCCATTAACTGTAGATGTGAAGGGTGTAAGAATACATTTGGTCGCAAGGATG GTTTCGAAATGGATCCAGATGTCAATGCAGTGGATGAGTGTGAAGGGAACGGAACTGATGGAAACTTACAGATGGTATTGCATAATGAGGCAGATCTAATTTCTGCAACTCCTGCAACACCTTCACGTTTTGGCAG GCAGTCTGTTCCTTTGACGACTTCCTCGAAGGGCAAACCACCACGGGCTTTTCTTGCAATTGGGTCATCCTCATCCTCCCAAAGATTTGGAAAGTTGAATCCTTTCAAGATTGGCGGTGGAAATAAGCTTGATAAGCAACTTCAAACTGTTGGTGAAGATGAGATGCCCTCGATTCTAGAAGACAACAACGGTTCACCAATTAGTGGCGTGAAATCTTGCTCACCAAACAGCAAGAGGGTTTCGCCGCCACACTCAGGCGGCATGGGACAAAGAAGCAGCCGAAAGTTGATTTTACAATCTATCCCTTCATTTCCATGTCTTACTCCCAACCCTAAGCAATAA